The sequence ATCATCTCATCCTTCGCCGTCAGCCTCCCCCTCTCGAGGATTTTCGGAATAAACCCAGAGGATTAACATGTGTAAGCCCATATCGGCGTTGAGGCGTAAACCAGTGGTAACCTTCAGCGGCCTTCATGGAACGGGTAAAACCACGTACGCGAGGGCCATCGCTCAAGAGTTTAATTTGAGGCATCTGTCCGTTGGGGGTTTGTTCCGTCAGGCGGCTGAGGAGCGTGGGTTGACGTTGCTGGAGTTGACGCGTTTAGCTGAGAAAGATGAGTCCATTGACCGCCTCATAGATGATGAGGCGCGTAGGGAGGCTGAGAGAGGCGGGGTGGTGATCGATGGGCAGCTCTCAGCCTGGATGGCTGGGGAAAACGCTTTGCTGAAAATCTATTTAACCGCCCCCCTGAACGTGAGGGTGAAACGCATCGCGGATAGAGACGGCGTCAGCCTCGAAGAGGCTGAAAGGGCCACCGTGGAGAGGGAAAGGGCTGAGAGAGAACGGTATTTGAGGCTGTATGGATTGGACGTGGACGACCTATCCGTCTACGACTTGATAGTTGACACGGACCTAATGTCGCTGGAGGAGTTGACGGCAACGCTTAAAAACATCGTGCGAAGCGTTATAGAAGGTTGACTCGAGGGTGCTGCTTATGAGCGTCATGGACGTGGGTAGCGTATGCGTGAAAAAAACTGGGCGGGAAAAGGGGAGGAAATGCGTTGTCGTCGATGTTGTGGACAAAAACTACGTCCTCGTCACGGGGCCTAAGAGCCTCACGGGCGTGAAGAGAAGGAGGGTTAACGTTAAGCACCTAGACCCCACGGGGGAAATCGTTAAGATAAAGAAGGGAGCGTCTGACGAGGAGGTTCAAAAAGCCCTGGAGAAATCTTTGAAGAAAGCGTCAAAGGAATCCGGCTAAGCCTTCAATATTAATATTAAGGGTTGCCCTGCATTCAAGGATCTAATTAAACTCGTCGATGAGCATAGAGGAAGAGCATTTATAATCAGGCATGCTACGCTTGGCAGCCACAAGGTAAGGAAGACAAAATTCCAGGCGTGAAGGTCGAAGATTTCATCTGTACTTGGAAATGGGAGTTTCCACATGGGGGAAACGAGCCCGATTTAGCGTCGAGTCGTAGAGTGTTGGTTTAAAGCGAAACACGGCCGAGTTGGCGTAAAGGCCGGTTTACGCCGTCCCTCTCCCATCGATGGGCGCTTCGCATCGCCTACTTTGCGTGTTGGCTGTTGTCGTTTTCCGCTGGTTTTCAGGTTACGACTTCGCTTCTAGTTACCTTCACTTCGTCTACGCTGTGTATGCTTGCGCCGAATCGGTCGAGGCATTCTTTTACATCCTCGATGTTAACGCTTCCACCCTCGATGGAAACCTTGATGCTCTCAGTGTTTTGATCTATCTCTGCGACGGTGATGCTGACGTCTTGAACGCCTCGGCAGTCGGCGAGCTGGGAGGCCAGCTCGTATATTGGGGGGTCCCTAGGCTTAAGCACGTCTAGGACGATCCGCTTAATTCTATTCTTGTTCTCACTCAAATCCCATTTCACCGACGTGTGAACAGCCACTCAACCACATGTGAGCGTTCATGGGCGTACCTCATCAGCCTGTCATCCTGGCGAATAAGGCTATTATCGAGGCGGTTGCGAATCCCGCGGCCAGCATTTTGAGGCCTGAGGAGAAGACGCTTTCTTTTGAGATGTTGCCTAGAAACGCTCCTAGGAAGAAGAGGATTGAGCATATCAGTGAAACGGATAGGTAGAGGGCTGTTTGAGGCGAGATCAAGTGTAGGTGGGAGGCGATGAAGGGTGAGAGTGAGATGATGGACATTAAGAGTGGTGAGCCCCCGTCCACGATGGCCGCCCAGAACGTGGCTGTGCGCGAGGCGTCGGCGTGTATTGAGTTATGCAGCTTCTTCAACATCGCTTTCTCCAGGTGTTTCAAAGCCCTTCTCTGCTCCGCCCTCTCGGTGAAGTAGGCTCCGGTGAAGCCTGAAATGGCCATGGCTAAGCTGGCGCTGACTCCGACTACAACGACGTTCCAAGCCTCCAAGACACCGTACATGTGGGAGCCGACGATGATGCCGAGCATCGTTAAAACGCCGTCGAAGGAGTTCATCACGAAGTATCTGCGGTGGATTCCAACAGCCCCTGAGATCCTCAAATGCCTGGTAAGCATGTCCACGAATTTACGCGTCAAGCCAATCTACCTGGAGTTGTAGAAGAACCGTTCATCCAATGACGTGCGGCGTCGAGCCGTTGAATGGCCTGTCCACCTCTAACGGCGATTAAATTTCAATTCAATCCAGTATATTTAGGTTACGGAAGGTTTAAGGCGGCAGCCGGGTTTAAATAAGGCATGAGCCGCTTTAAGCTTGGTGTCGGTGGTGTTGGAGCTTAAGCCTCCTTGGTTGACGGAAAGGGAGGTTGTGGTGAAATCCAGCTGCGACACAAACCCGGACTACGGGCATGATCCCTTTCAGAGGCCCATCGAAGAGCACGTTAAGTTTGGGGTTGTAAACCTCGACAAGCCGCCTGGGCCGTCAAGCCATGAGGTTGTGGCCTGGGTGAAGAGGATGCTCAGCCTCGAGAGGGCCGGTCACGGCGGGACCCTAGTAGCCTGAGTTAGGGCTGGGGAGATCCGAAGGTAACCGGCGTCCTCCCAGTCGCCTTAGAACACTCCACCAAGGCCATCCAAGCCATATTGGCGTCCGGTAAAGAATACGTGTGCGTAATGCAGCTGCACCGCGAAGTGGAGAAGGATCGGTTGGAAAGCGTCCTCGAAGAGTTCACGGGCGAAATTTATCAGCTCCCACCTGTTAAAGCGTCCGTGAAAAGGGCCTTAAGGAAGAGGAGAATATATTACATAAAGCTGCTTGAGGCTGAGGGGCGGCTGATCCTGTTTAAGGTGGCGTGTCAAGCTGGAACATACGTGAGGAAGCTGTGCTCCGACATAGGGGACGCGTTGGGGGTGGGGGCTCACATGAGGGAGCTGAGGAGGATTAGGGCTGGGCCGTTTCACGTCGACGAAAACCTCACCACCATGCTGGAGCTTCGAAACGCTTGGGAATCATACCTAGATGGCGACGAGGCGCCGCTTAGAAAAGTCGTTATGCCTGTGGAGTACATGTTTAAGCATACGCCTAAAATCTACATCAGGGACTCAGCCGTGGACGCTGTATGCCACGGCGCCTCCCTAGCCGTGCCAGGTGTCGCTAAACTGGACCTGGAAGTCAAACCGGGAACCTTAACGGGAATCTTCACATTGAAAGGCGAGGTTGTCGCGTTGGCCGAGGCCTCCATGTCAACCGACGAGATACTGGATAAAGAGAGGGGAATCGCCGCCAAAGTCAAACGCGTCATCATGCCCCCTGGAACATACCCGAAAAAGTGGAGAAGCCGCCCAGGGTGAACACTTAGCCGGTGTAAGGTTAATAAAGGTTAATATTTAGCCTCGGAGATCAAACTGTATGAATGCCGCCGGGGTTCCCGAGTCCGGTACGGGGCAGACCCATGGGCCCAAGCCTGGAGTCAACGTGAGATGCGAGGCAGCCTGTGGCCTTCTCAGGCCTCGAGGGTTCAAATCCCTCTCCCGGCGCCAAGGCTTCAACTACGCCGCCTAGAATTTTCTCTTCCGTTTCTTCATCTTTACGTTTGTAATGCGCTTCTTTCAAGTCTCTTCCTTTAAGCCCTTCCATATCCACTGCTTTCTAAAAAGCCTACGGGCGATGAAGTGTAGAGTTTACGATGGTCTTCTATGCCGAATCCTAAAAGGTGGGGAAAAATCCTAAATCCTCTATAGGCCTAATGCTTTAAGGTGTTCGTTAAGTGAGGCATGTGTGTTTTGTACGTCCATCTAAGAGAAGTCTTAATCCATTGAGGAAGTCTAAGCCTACGAGACTCTCCATGTTCCCGCGGAATGTGTCAGCGTATCCTTCAACTCTTACACCGGCTTTAGGCACGTAAACCACGACGAGGGATCTTCGAAGCTTGAAGATTTCACCTGTTACGGTTTCCCCTTCAGGCCAGTACTTCCGGGGCAATTCCGATAGGTGTAATCCGAGCAGCTTATAGCCCTCTTCACTTAGGAGGAGAAACCCGTCGTATCCTATGTCCACGCGGATTAAAGTTTCGCCCTCCTCAGTATAGACTTGAGGGGTAAGACCTTTAACCCGAGGGCGGGGCTTCTAAGCTTGTTGGATTTCACGTAGGGCCAGCGGGCTTCAGCTTCGCCCTCCAACCTAACCTCACCTTCAAGGGGGGCTTTTCGCCGGCCTTGAAGACTAAGCGATGGAAATATGCGCTCCCGGGATCTAGCTTTAAAGCCTCTTCCACGGAGTCGCATAGCTTGGCGACGCGACCGCCCTCGATGACCACGTACCTACCGGGATGCTTGTCTTCCAATTCGTCAACTGAGGATTCGAAAGCTTCGTTGTTAACCTCCTCCTCACTCAACTTGTAATCGTGTCTCAACCAAAGTTTAATGGCCGCTTCAAGCGCCTTTGAAATTGCTCCTTTAGAATAACCGTATCTCTCCATGGCCTCCTTTCGAAATAATTCCTCGAGATCCTTGGAGATGGAGCCTTTAATCACCAGACGATCCCTTGAAAAAAGGAACATAAGTACTTAAATTCTTTTTCCCTCGACTTAATCGCCGGTTTAACCATTCACATTGTTCCTCGATTCAGAAAACCGATAAAGCGTGCATCACGTTCGAACCTAGCCTGGTTCCGTCGACCTCGAAAACCCCCTCCGCATCCTCACGCAGTTGAACGACTTCATCTACGACGGTTTCATCTATGGTTCGTCGAGCTATGTTTAACCCAAGCCTCCATCGCCTGAGTTAACGCTTCGCCCGGTTCAAACCCTTCTCCACAGCCTTCGCCTTAAACCTTCAAAGGACCAGGTTACGATCAGGAAATCCACTCCCTATCTCTCCATAATAGATAATGACGTGAGGATGGAGCAAGAAGCTTCTAACCAACTCTTTTTAAACATCTAAAAAATGTTTATATTTTCGTGTAGATTTCTACGCCTTGTTTTAGGCATGCTTCTTTCGCCTTATCTTCGGCGTATGGGGTGATGATCATCAGCCTCTCCGGCCTCCTTCCGGTGGCTTTCTCGTAGGCTTCAGCCTTTCTCTTGAAGGCGGCCACGTCCGAGGGCCTGACGTGGGATGAAACCTCTACTAGGATGGTTTTCCCGTCGACGACGGCTACGTCGATTTCCAGGGGGCTGGGATACCCGTAAACATATCCCTGCTGGTCGAAGCCACTCCAACGCTCAACCCTCAACCCCAACTCCTTCTCCAGCAGGCCTTTCAAACCCTCCCTGAAGGCCTCCTCGCTCAACAGCCCCCACCGAGCACCCAAAGCCGACACATGCCTCTCCAACAACTCAAAACCCCTCCTCATGTCCTCCCTCAGCCGGGCAAACTCCTCATCGTGCCTCTCAAACCCTTTCACCATGTCCTCTCTGAGCTTCGCGATTTCTTCGTCGTGTCTTTGGAATCCTTTGAGCATGTCTTCTCTGAGTTTGACGAGTTGGGCTTCATGTTTGTCCAGCCTTTTGAGGACCTCTTCTAGGCCTATGAGCCCGGCTACGGCGTATCTGAACTCTAAATCCTCTTTTAGGAGGTTGATGACCTCCTCTTTCAGCTTAACGGTCATTCCCCTCGAATCTCAGGTATTCCCTTAGGATTCGCTTCTTTTAAACGTTAATACTGCTTAATTTGATTCGGTTACGATGAAGTTCGTAGGCTGAGCCTGTTTTTCAGCTATTTGGAGGGAAAGTCTTGTTTCATGTTCGATCATTAATTGGGGGGTTCTTTAATTTAACCTTGTAGAGCGTCTTTCTTCCAATTTTCTCTTCGCAGTAACTAGGGCAGGTCCTCCAAATCCTTAAAGTATTTGTAGAACGTGAGTTTCCCATCCCTAAAGCCTCCACCATCTCCTTCTTCGTGAAATCGTTCAGCTTGTAGTAGGTAGTTCAGAATTCTGAGCTTTGGGGACTTGCCTAGAGCTCTAATCAAGAGTGAACCGTGATTGCACTCAATCATTTCTATCGGGGTATGTCTGTGATTTAAAGTATGAATGCTTGCTGTTTAGATGTGTTGTAAGTTGTACTCTTATGAGACGTGAATGCGCTGACGCGGAGTTAAGAACTCTGATCCTAGATTGGCTTCAGAGGCATGGTAGATGGGAGCTTACCATTCCCCTTTGGACACGCTTGTTAACAAGCCCTCGCATATGGTCAAGAACAACAGTGAGAGAGGATATGGAGAGTGTGGAAGAGCTCTTGGGCAAAAAATGCATCCTAGCCCCTAAGGGGGGAGGTGGGAGCCTAGGAGGGCGGTGAGCATGAGACCGGTGAAAGCCTTGAAATCAGGGTGCATGAACCTCCTAACTTTAGTCGCTGAGACTCTCAAACGGGCTTCAGGGCTGTAAAGGGGTTATTAAGCCGGGTTGAGCTGGCCGGTAAATCAATCGGCCACTTTACGAGCGAAGTCAACAGCCTCAAACCAGGGTGTTTGACCGGCGACTTTCAACCCCTCCAACTCTTTTAAAACATTTTGCTGACGGAGACATTCTTAAGGAGCCAACCTCTGAAGCGAATTTAGCTCCCTTAAATTCGGCGCAATGGTGTGATGGGACACGTTAAGAAAGTTCTGGGAGTTATGAACGTTGTTAGATTAAATTCTAATGGTGGTTTGTGAAACTTCTGGATGAGTTAGGAGTATGCCTTCTAGGCCGCAGCTTTGTGTAAGCTTTTTAAGGTTTTATGAATGAAAGTTATTTTGGGGCTTCGCGACCTGTAGCTAAGCTGAATTGAAAATGCTGAAAAAGAATGAAGTAAGGCGTTTAATTAGGAGTGTTCTTGAAAGTGATGGTAATGTGCTCTTGGCTTACCTCTTCGGCTCAACCGGTAGGAATGCTGCTCAACCCCTCAGCGACGTGGACATCGCGGTCCTCCTTAAGGATAGTGGCTTAGAAAGGCAGGCGGACATCCTCTGGAAGGTGGCTAAGGCCCTTCGCGTACCTGAGGATAAAATAGACGTGGTGGATCTGAGCCAGGCGGGGCCGCATTTAAAATACAACATTTTAAAGGAGGGTGTTAAAATCGTCGATAAGGGTTTTGAAAGGGGACTCGTCGAGAAAATCGTTGAAGAATATCCGGAAGCTAGGGAAAACCTTAACATACTGGTAAGAACGTGGCTTAAAGAAGATCCTAAAATAAATCAAGCGGTAATTTTGAGAAGGCTTGACGAAGTCCTTAGAAATGCTGCTTTCATCAGGGAACGTTACGCCCATAAACCCCTTGAATGGGTGTTAGAGGACCCTGAAAGAACGCTTGCCCTCGAAAGAAGCTTAGAGAGAATAATCGAGGCGATGATGGATGCCTGCCGACACATAGTTTCAGCTAAGAGGCTTGGGATAATTGAAACATACGCTGAATACCCGCTTCGTTTAGCCCAACACGAGTTGATGCCCAAAGACCTCGCCGATAAAATCGCTGAGTTAATCAAACTTCGAAACATCTTAGCCCACCGATACTTGGAGATCGAT is a genomic window of Candidatus Bathyarchaeia archaeon containing:
- a CDS encoding cytidylate kinase family protein translates to MRRKPVVTFSGLHGTGKTTYARAIAQEFNLRHLSVGGLFRQAAEERGLTLLELTRLAEKDESIDRLIDDEARREAERGGVVIDGQLSAWMAGENALLKIYLTAPLNVRVKRIADRDGVSLEEAERATVERERAERERYLRLYGLDVDDLSVYDLIVDTDLMSLEELTATLKNIVRSVIEG
- a CDS encoding 50S ribosomal protein L14e yields the protein MSVMDVGSVCVKKTGREKGRKCVVVDVVDKNYVLVTGPKSLTGVKRRRVNVKHLDPTGEIVKIKKGASDEEVQKALEKSLKKASKESG
- a CDS encoding DUF211 domain-containing protein codes for the protein MSENKNRIKRIVLDVLKPRDPPIYELASQLADCRGVQDVSITVAEIDQNTESIKVSIEGGSVNIEDVKECLDRFGASIHSVDEVKVTRSEVVT
- a CDS encoding VIT1/CCC1 transporter family protein, producing the protein MTRKFVDMLTRHLRISGAVGIHRRYFVMNSFDGVLTMLGIIVGSHMYGVLEAWNVVVVGVSASLAMAISGFTGAYFTERAEQRRALKHLEKAMLKKLHNSIHADASRTATFWAAIVDGGSPLLMSIISLSPFIASHLHLISPQTALYLSVSLICSILFFLGAFLGNISKESVFSSGLKMLAAGFATASIIALFARMTG
- a CDS encoding DUF3782 domain-containing protein, translating into MTVKLKEEVINLLKEDLEFRYAVAGLIGLEEVLKRLDKHEAQLVKLREDMLKGFQRHDEEIAKLREDMVKGFERHDEEFARLREDMRRGFELLERHVSALGARWGLLSEEAFREGLKGLLEKELGLRVERWSGFDQQGYVYGYPSPLEIDVAVVDGKTILVEVSSHVRPSDVAAFKRKAEAYEKATGRRPERLMIITPYAEDKAKEACLKQGVEIYTKI
- a CDS encoding HepT-like ribonuclease domain-containing protein codes for the protein MLKKNEVRRLIRSVLESDGNVLLAYLFGSTGRNAAQPLSDVDIAVLLKDSGLERQADILWKVAKALRVPEDKIDVVDLSQAGPHLKYNILKEGVKIVDKGFERGLVEKIVEEYPEARENLNILVRTWLKEDPKINQAVILRRLDEVLRNAAFIRERYAHKPLEWVLEDPERTLALERSLERIIEAMMDACRHIVSAKRLGIIETYAEYPLRLAQHELMPKDLADKIAELIKLRNILAHRYLEIDYAKLREKAEETAEQTAPKFADWIKKFFSQK